A portion of the Oncorhynchus gorbuscha isolate QuinsamMale2020 ecotype Even-year linkage group LG19, OgorEven_v1.0, whole genome shotgun sequence genome contains these proteins:
- the LOC124004795 gene encoding ovostatin homolog — MNLSDEISIVQEEYKVEVCATYTYGHPVPGKAEGELCRHLLYNIMIPIIIDEKNQQGVPDYTHPCHKESIEMDQTGCASHVFNMSIFTKNAGEKILIDRFSFNAKVEEEGTGITRSEEKHIALSYAIGKLTFVDTPKIYEHGSIIEGKINIVHFNNTPISDMLVYLLEKKGWSSHHLQNLTTDSHGIASFFLNTTTMAKEDINLIVSNTPEVENTRYRVPYFNRGHHILSLIQPTAPHSKTSSSLAIQKTEKPLALWGGSVNHHPVCYRRGDRPKELRGCHLPGLIQRGDTSAWTYEVTEGEVTLKLAVVPEIAPLVQVLVYSMLPSETVIAHSMNFPTEKCFSGLAERCWVPVGDILDPSLLRDFHRLHRRGLFCHVR; from the exons ATGAACCTCAGCGATGAGATCAGCATTGTTCAAGAAGAGTATAAAGTAGAAGTGTGTGCAAC ATACACGTATGGACACCCTGTACCTGGAAAAGCAGAGGGAGAGTTGTGCCGACATTTACTGTACAATATAATGATACCAATAATAATTGATGAGAAAAATCAACAAGGAGTTCCTGATTATACACACCCCTGTCACAAAGAGTCAATAGAG ATGGACCAAACTGGCTGTGCTTCTCATGTCTTCAACATGTCCATTTTCACAAAGAATGCTGGAGAGAAAATTCTCATAGACAGGTTTAGTTTTAATGcaaaagtagaggaggaggggacag GTATTACACGGTCAGAGGAAAAACACATAGCGCTCTCCTATGCGATTGGAAAACTCACGTTTGTCGACACGCCCAAAATCTATGAGCATGGATCAATTATCGAGGGCAAG ATAAACATTGTTCACTTCAacaacacacctatctctgacaTGTTAGTCTACCTGTTGGAGAAGAAAGGCTGGTCCTCACATCATCTCCAGAACCTAACCACAGACAGTCATGGTATTGCCAGTTTCTTCCTCAACACAACCACTATGGCCAAAGAGGATATTAACCTCAta GTTAGCAACACACCAGAAGTGGAGAACACTAGATACAGGGTCCCCTATTTCAACAGGGGGCACCACATACTCTCACTGATCCAGCCCACTGCCCCTCACAGTAAAACATCCAGCTCTCTGGCTATTCAGAAGACAGAGAAACCACTGGCATTGTGGGGAGGAAGTGTCAATCACCATCCAGTATGCTATCGTAGGGGAGACCGTCCCAAAGAGCTCCGTGGATGTCATCTACCTG GCCTTATCCAGAGGGGCGATACTTCAGCATGGACATATGAAG TAACTGAGGGTGAAGTCACCTTGAAGTTGGCAGTGGTTCCAGAGATTGCGCCGTTGGTACAGGTCCTGGTGTACAGTATGCTACCCAGCGAGACTGTCATCGCCCACAGCATGAACTTCCCCACTGAGAAATGCTTCAG cggTCTGgcggagaggtgctgggtaccggtgggggacattCTGGACCCTTCACTCCTGAGAGACTTCCACCGCCTCCACCGccgtgggttattctgtcacgttcgttga